The Alysiella filiformis sequence GCCTGAAAAATCGCCATAATTGAAAAACATGAATAATTTTGTGATAAACGTCCCCACCGCCACCATGCGGCAAGCGCACATACACCAACAATTTCAATCACAAAAAATTGATTTTGCCTTTTTTGACGCGGTGCAAGTGGCGGATTTGGCAGAATGCATGGCGCAACACCTGCCCCAGCTAGCCCAAGTGCCACATTTACGCGATGTGGAAAAAGCCTGTTTCATGAGCCACTTTTTGCTGTGGAAATATTGCGTGAAACACAATTTGCCCCACATCACGATTTTTGAAGACGACATTGTGTTGGGCGAAAATGCCCACAAATGGCTGATGAACCAAGATTATTTGGCAAACTTGGGCAACAATAAAGCATGGCTGTTGCGTTTGGAAACCTTTCTCATGCCCACCCACACCGAGCGCACCGATTTTGCCGATTACGACCATCGCGCGTTTTTGCGTTTAAAAAGCACACACCACGGTACGGCAGCATATGTGGTGTCGCACCAAGCTGCTGTGGATTTGGTGGATTGGGTGTCCAAGCTGCCTGAAAAAGCGTTTGACGCGCTGGACGAATTGATTTTCAGCCAGCATTTGCACCGTGCCAATTTGCCCGTTTACCAAATTTCGCCCGCTTTGTGCATACAAGAATTTCAGCTCAACCAAGCAAACAGCACCTTGCGTACCACATTGGGCAACGAGCGTTTTGGCAATGCGCCAGCCAATGAAATCAAACGCCAACGCAGCTTGGGCGAAAAAATCCAACGCGAATGGTTGCGCCTGAAAAAGAAAATGTGGGGCAAACCCAGTATCATTCCATTTAAATGAATTTTCAGGCAGCCTGAAAAATCAATTATTGATAAAAGAAAGTTTTAAAACATGAAATTCATAGACGAAGCCAAAATTGAAGTCATTGGCGGCAAAGGCGGCAACGGTGCAGCCAGTTTCCGCCGCGAAAAATTCGTACCGCGCGGCGGGCCCGATGGTGGCGATGGCGGACGCGGTGGCAGCGTGTTTGCCGTTGCCGATGAAAACATCAACACGCTGGTGGAATACCGCTTTGTGAAACGCTATCAAGCCAAAAATGGCGAAAAAGGACACGGCTCCGACCGCTACGGCGCAGGCGCAGACGACATCGAATTGCGTATGCCCGTTGGCACTTTAATCCGCGATGTGGACACCGATGAAATCTTGGCAGACTTAACCCACCATGGGCAGCGTGTGTGCGTGGCGCGTGGTGGCAAAGGCGGTTTGGGCAACATACATTTCAAATCATCGGTCAATCGCGCCCCCAAACAATACACCAATGGCGAAGATGGCGAAGCGCGTACCTTGCAGCTTGAACTGAAAGTGTTGGCAGACGTGGGTTTGCTGGGTATGCCCAATGCGGGTAAATCCACGCTGATTCGTGCTGTTTCAGCCGCGCGCCCCAAAGTGGCGGATTATCCATTTACCACTTTGCACCCCAATTTGGGCGTGGTGCGCATGGACGAAAACAACAGTTTCGTTATGGCAGACATTCCTGGTTTGATTGAAGGCGCGGCAGAAGGCGCAGGTTTGGGACATCGCTTTTTGAAACATTTGTCGCGCACGGGTTTATTGTTGCACGTTGTGGATTTGGCACCGTTTGATGAAACGGTGGACACGGCTGGCGAAGCGTTGGCGATTATCCACGAATTGCGTAAATACGATGAAGATTTGTACGACAAACCACGCTGGCTGGTGTTGAACAAATTGGATATGTTGAACGATGAAACCGCCGCCGAGCGTGAACGCGCCTTTTTGGAGGCAATCGGTTGGGATTACCCTGCCCCTGATGACCGTTTCCAATTTGATATGGAAACGCCACGCCTGTTCAAAATCAGCGCATTGACCCACGCTGG is a genomic window containing:
- a CDS encoding glycosyltransferase family 25 protein, whose protein sequence is MNNFVINVPTATMRQAHIHQQFQSQKIDFAFFDAVQVADLAECMAQHLPQLAQVPHLRDVEKACFMSHFLLWKYCVKHNLPHITIFEDDIVLGENAHKWLMNQDYLANLGNNKAWLLRLETFLMPTHTERTDFADYDHRAFLRLKSTHHGTAAYVVSHQAAVDLVDWVSKLPEKAFDALDELIFSQHLHRANLPVYQISPALCIQEFQLNQANSTLRTTLGNERFGNAPANEIKRQRSLGEKIQREWLRLKKKMWGKPSIIPFK
- the obgE gene encoding GTPase ObgE, yielding MKFIDEAKIEVIGGKGGNGAASFRREKFVPRGGPDGGDGGRGGSVFAVADENINTLVEYRFVKRYQAKNGEKGHGSDRYGAGADDIELRMPVGTLIRDVDTDEILADLTHHGQRVCVARGGKGGLGNIHFKSSVNRAPKQYTNGEDGEARTLQLELKVLADVGLLGMPNAGKSTLIRAVSAARPKVADYPFTTLHPNLGVVRMDENNSFVMADIPGLIEGAAEGAGLGHRFLKHLSRTGLLLHVVDLAPFDETVDTAGEALAIIHELRKYDEDLYDKPRWLVLNKLDMLNDETAAERERAFLEAIGWDYPAPDDRFQFDMETPRLFKISALTHAGTQDLVQQINQYLNEKKRLQAEIQAAEKAETLPENPQTNTAVFQAE